atatatagtatatttttaatgtggtactatatccatataccaaacAGAGCTTTCAGAATACTTTAGTATTATTTCgctatattaatttggtataatataagaataataccgcactgcttttgcatttactcaaaatgggtagcttgtatctcacagtcgagcatactcgactgtagctatCTTACTtgctttaaattatatttaagaaataaaagtaaaattgtaTTCTGTCTCCTAGTTtatcataaaaatgaaaagcactTTTAagaattgatttatttttgtatttctgatttaaaatatattaaagtacTAATAAGTAATAAGATTTTACTTTATGTTGTCGAATTTAACTCTCTGATTCTTCCACatatttctttcaatttctTAGAACCTCAACTACTCATTCGTTTACTCACATGAAAAACGGGTACTCGAAAGACGCGCCCCTCGAAATTGGAATAAACCGAGGCGGCGCTGGGCAGAAGAGGAGTTCGCTGCAATCCCAGGTTGTCGCTATCGTACCAGTTGACCAGACGCAGCTGACTCGTCCCGGTTGGTGCTGCCTGGTTGTAGTAGATGCGAAATGCCTTGGGCCGGGGTCGTGTGATGACCACCGCACGCATTGGCTCCTCGAAGCGAACACGCATCCCAGAGGGCGGCTGCTTGGCGCCCCAGTAGAAGATGAAAAGACTGAGCCGATGGGCTAGGCGACGTTCCTGGATGAGTGTGGACAGCTCGTCCGGCTGGTGGAAAATCAAGTTGACGCACTCGATGGCGCCCAGCAGATTCGCCTCGATGTAGGCGAAGAACAGCTCGAGATCGTAAAATATAACCGACTTGTAGTAGAGTCGATGCAGACGCTGCAGAAACTCCTCCACCTGAATGCTGTCATCGTGTCGCGAACTGGGCAGCGCTAAGATGGCCAGCTGGCGAGGCTTCAGTCCATTGATGATTTGCGAGAGAGCTGCATTcacacatttcaattacaatttcaatatcaGTAGAGATCGAACATGAATGAATGATGGAAACATACATTTGGAAACTTcacaaaaatgaatttttttttaaggaatATTTTACCTCGACAAATATATcgaagtttattattatattatcattCTTATCCTCTATTGtctatttaatttgaatttatttccTTTATTTTAAACTTGAAACATTTAgtgtttgatttttttcacACATAAATTATGGATTAAGTGTTAAAGATTTCGCGTTACTTTACATGTGAAGAAAAGTTGTTCATAtgaaaataatagaaattgtctatctcttttatattttcagttgagttactttttattttaaatttaaatttatttttaaaagttatcACAGCTTATTTACCTGTAGCCACTTCGGACTCGTTGCACGGCACGAAGCTGAGTTTTGACCAGGCCAATGGACAGAGCCAGCCGAGAAGTAGAACAATACAACGTTGTAGCCGCATTTTGAGTATGCAACTCGTCCTGGCCCAAGTCCTTTTATAGGCCACATTATGATGGCAACTTTTGATGCGCAATTATTGCATCAGCGCTGAAATATCAACTGTCAATTTCATAGCGGACAGCTTAGACAGCCACAGCGGACAGACAGCTGAATGAAAGCTCATTGCTATGAGTTACGAGTTACGAGCTACGAGCTTCAACTGTCGATTATCGTATATCGATTTTCGGACCTCAGCCCTCAATTCGTCGCAGCTGCagtcggttgttgttgtaactgttgttgttgtactcgtattggtatttattttttaattgtcaGAAGTTTGTCATTGCCGTTTTCGCTTTCCCTCCAATCAGCCAGCCAGcctcctctctttctctctctctctttctttctttctttgtgGACATCTATCGATGGATGTCTCGATCTGCGCTTTGgctggcattttgttgttgtcgtcaaTCTTCTAATGCTGTTGACATTAATTCCGTGTTGTgcgcatttttcttttcttctttcaGCCTCgctgttgccactgccacaacttctgatgctgctgttgttgttgttggttgctgccCCTCGCAACTCTCTTTCGACTCACATGTCAACGCTCTACTTTGCTGCGCCAGTCAATGATTTATCGCAATCGTAGCgccccagcaacaacaacctcaacagcagcaacagccgtCGAGATTACAAATGTGGATGGATACTTAACAAGTCtgtgggctgctgctgcctgatTCTGATTCTAATACGAATTAAGGACGCGACAGCATCGAACTTGCATAAttatatagatatttataccctatatataatttcagcatattattgaaatatgtttatatacagaaaaaataaagagcTTTTCGGATCGGCTAAAATGTTTTGGGAAGTCTtctttaaaatgaatacaaatttagGTATTTATAAAGAAGACTTTCGCATGGTTATTGTAGTTtctcaaatatattttgatattccTCTAAAATGTTCTTATTTTAAACGTTTTAATagataaaagtgaaaaaagcTAGCTCAAAAAGACAAtggttatatatttttttgcatttaattaataaaaatatgtaactTATGTTTTTGAACTGTGTGCAAGAAAACATAAAgattcaattcaaataaatcattaaattatttctgtAAGAATcgaattttaga
This DNA window, taken from Drosophila nasuta strain 15112-1781.00 chromosome 2L, ASM2355853v1, whole genome shotgun sequence, encodes the following:
- the LOC132798657 gene encoding ionotropic receptor 40a-like, whose translation is MRVRFEEPMRAVVITRPRPKAFRIYYNQAAPTGTSQLRLVNWYDSDNLGLQRTPLLPSAASVYSNFEGRVFRVPVFHVSKRMSS